The Aspergillus nidulans FGSC A4 chromosome VII nucleotide sequence TGACTGAACTGGTTCTCGGGGATCCTGATGACCCGACAGGCAGGAGCGTTGATGTTCTTCTCGAGGTCGGCCCTCATACAGCCCTGGGAGGCCCAATCCGCGAGATCCTGTCACTGTCCGAGTTTGGAGGCATTGAGCTTCCATACTGGGGATGTCTCGTACGCGACGAGCACGCAGGAGACAGTATGCGCTCCGCCGCGATCAATCTGTTCCGTGAGGGACAATCCCTTGCCATGGACAAGATCAACTTCCCCGTGCCTGCATATGATGGCGAGGGCCCCCAGGTCTTGACCAACCTTCCATCGTATCCCTGGAATCACACTATGCGCCACTGGCAAGAGTCCAGAGTCAACCGTGCCATTCGCGAGCGCGGCCAGCCTCCTCACGAACTACTCGGCATGCCCGTGGCTGGCAATGACCCCAGCGCGTCCGTATGGCGTAGGGTATTGCGTGTCACCGAAACCCCATGGCTGCGCGATCATATGGTCCAAGGCAGTATTGTGTACCCAGGCGCTGGTTATATTTGCCTTGCAATCGAGGCAGTTAGGCAATTGACTGATCAAGACAAGTCAGTCTCAGGACTCCGCCTGCGTGACATCAACTTCTTATTCGCCCTTGTTATTCCAGACAACGCGGATGGCGTGGAGATCCGAACAACACTCCAGTCTGTGCCTGAGCGTGAGATCGGGGCTCAAGGCTGGTGGCGCTTTGAGGTCTCGTCAGTCACATTGGAGAACCGGTGGACACTGCACGCTACAGGCATGGTTGGTATAGAAGAGTCAGCTGTCCTGGAGACTGaacgtcgtcgtcgtccatTGTCGATTTACACCCGCCAGCCAAACCCCCAGGACTTGTTTGCCAATCTCAGGGCACACAGCGTCTATCACGGTCCGCTCTTTCAAAACACCAATCGAATCATCCAGGATGGCCGAGAACCGCGATCCATATGCGACATCACGATCCGCCACGAAGCTTCGTCTGATACAGACCCGGAGGTGGCAGCACAGAACAGCCTGTTACACCCAATCACGCTCGATGCTGTATTTGTGGCCTTTTATTCCGCCCTCCCCAGCGTCGGAGCGCTACAGGAAGAGCCCAAGCTCCCGCGGTCTGTCAGAGCGATGTGGATATCCAGCAACATCAGCCACCAGATCGGCCACACGCTGCAGTGCGACACTTCCCTACTTAATGATGACCCCCAACGCGGAAGGGCCGACATTACAGTATTCGACGGCAAAACGGATGCCACAGTGCTCAAGATTCAGGGCGTCGAGCTGGCAGCTCTGGGAAGGGGCAGCTCAGCCAGCACCTCGACGGAGGTGTGCAGCAGGGTTGTCTGGGAACCAGACCTTTCATTTCGAAACCCGCTGGCTTTCGAGCAGATTAAGAAGCATCTGGCGTCTACAAACTCTGATCAAGAGGCAGATGTGGTCAGGGACCTACAGCGCTTGTGCATTGCTTATGCCTCTGATGCCCTTCGAGAGCTGACCCCGGGGGATGTGGCCGGCCTTCAGGAACAACCACATCTGGCCAAATACTACGCATTTCTACGTGGATTAGTCAATAAAACTACCGAGGAGCCTGGAAAGCCTCAGCAGTCCATGGAGAGCGTTGATGAGAAGGTGGTCTGCCGTCTCGGACCCCTCCTCCCATCTATCCTTCGTGGTGAGCGCAGCGTGGAAGAAGTCAGAAGCTTAATGGATGAATACAACACCAACTCAAGGCGCCAGTTATCATCCCTCAGACAGCTCTCTGCTCTACTACAAACAATTGCACACAAAAGCCCAGGTGCTCGCGTCCTCCAGATTGGGAGTAGTACTGGCGCCCTCGCCACACGTCGCATACTGGAGACCCTTGACACGAACTTGGTGGCCAGCTGGCACATCACTGAGCCATCATCGGAATTATTGGATAATGCGCGTGCTCAGCTTGCTGACTGGGCCGATTTGCTCCAGTTCGAGCAACTCGATATTGAGCAGAGTccattcaagaagaagtttaTCCCAGAGAGCTACGACGTTGTTGTATCCTTGCATGCTCTACACGCTATCAAAAACCCAGCCAGTGCGCTGGGAAATGTACGTACTCTGCTGAAGCCAGGGGGAACGCTGCTTTTGGTGGAGACGACTAAGAATCAGGTTGATGTGGATTTCGTCTTTGCTTTACGTCCAGGCTGGTTGCAGGACAAGAATCCACTTACCTCCTGGGACGCCGTGCTTCAAGATGGAGGCTTCAGTGGTCTCGACCTCGAGATATATGACTCAGAGAGCGATATTCATACCAACAGCGTCATCATGTCCACTGTGCCTGCCAAGGACCAGAAGGCTGACCTGAGCAAGGTTAAAGACAGCTTTGCAGTTGTCTCCAGCATCAAGACACCCCCATCATCCCCCATTGTCGATCAGTTGTGCCAGCGCATTCAGGCCTTGACCGGTACAGCTACGACGCACCTCGTCTTGGAAAAGACGAGCGGCAACACATACAAGGACAAGATTTGTGTTTTTATTGGCGAGCTTGACCGGCCCATTCTGGCAGACCTCGATGCAGTGCAGATGGAAGGCCTCCGCGCAATGGTCACGCAGTGCAGTGGCCTGCTCTGGGTCACGACTGGTGGGACTGTTGAACGCGAGGCTCCCGAACGGGCTGTGCACCAAGGCTTCTTGCGTGTGCTGCGCAACGAATACATCAGCCGCTACTTCATCTCCCTGGACCTTGACCCTGCTCATGCAGACGCAGGTGCAGCCGGATGGTCCTCAGGTGCAAACCCCGCCGTGTCGGCCATTGTGCAGGCGCTCGAAGAGGGGTTTGGGCATGGCAGCACTCGAACAGGTCCAGCCGAGTTCGAGTACGCCGAGCGAAACGGTGTCTTGCATATTCCCCGCTACTATAAGGACGAGAAATATAACAATATGGTCACTTGCCCGCTTGCGCCGAGCTGGAGTGACCACGACGAGCGCAGCATTCCCTTAGAGCGCCTCTTCCAGGACCGACAACTCCGGTTGCAAGTCGGCATTCCAGGACACCTAGGCACGCTTGCCTTTGCTGAAAATGAGGCAAACCATGCGGACCTACCGCCAGAACTTATGGAGATCACCCCTCGAGCTCACGGGGCTTGCTCCCGCGATGTTATGGCCGCTATGGGCCAGCTCAAGGATCAAGCCATGGGCTTCGAATGTGCCGGTATTATTGCGCGACTTGGTTCTGAAGCTTACTCTAAGGGCTACAGGGTCGGTGACCGTGTCATGGCCCTTTCGGCCGGCGCATCTTTTGCCAGCAATGTCTGCGTGCCATGGCATGGGGTCATCCAGATGCCAAAGGACATGGACTTTGTCAGCGCTGCATCGCTTCCCCTAGCTTTTACAGTTGCTTACTTTGGTCTCGTTAGGAGTGCAAGCCTGACAACCGGGCAGTCAGTCCTCATTcatgctgcagctggggcCTTCGGACAGGCCGCAATCATGCTGGCCAAGCACCTGGGTGTCACAGAGATTTATGCTACAGTCGGCTCCCCTGAGAAGCAAGACATTCTCGAGCGCGAATATGGCATCCCTTCTGAGCGTATCTTTAGCAGCCGCGACGCATCCTTTGCCCCGGCTATTTTGGCTGCTACCAAGGGACGCGGCGTGGACCTCGTGCTCAGCTCACTTTCTGGTCCGCTACTTCAAGAAAGTCTCAGCACAGTTGCACCTCTCGGTTATCTGGTGAATATCGGGAAGGCAGACATTGAGAGAAACAGCCTGATGGCACTCGAGTCTTTCTCTCGCGGCATCTCTTTCGTATCAATGGACGTCCCAACCCTCTTGCAGCGCCGAGGACCAGATGTGCACCGTACGCTTGGTGAGATCACCAGCCTGGTCGAACAGCAGGTGCTGAAGCCGGTTTACCCTGTTACCGTTTACCCCATGCAGGATGTGCAGGCGGCTTTCCGCTTCGTTCAGACAGGTGACCAGATGGGTAAAGTTGTTCTTTCAGCTGGATCGGACGAACAGGTTTACGTGGTCCCTCGACCAAAGGGCTTAACAACTCAATCTCAACTACGACCCGATGCATCGTACCTCATCGTGGGAGGTGTTGGGGGTATTGGGCGTTCAGTCGCACACTGGCTAGTGGCTCACGGTGCACAGCACTTGATCCTGCTTTCTCGCAGTGCTGGCAATCTCGATCTCGACCAGAATAAGAATAGTGATGGGGCATTCTTCATCAACGAACTACGTCATATGGGCTGTCGAGTCAAGCCCGTGAGCTGCGACGTGTCGCTCGCTAGCTCACTAACCGTGGCTCTCAGGGCCTGTGAAGACGACGGCTTTCCTCCAGTGCGCGGCGTCATCCAGGGCGCCATGTTACTGCGCGACGCCATCTTCGAGCAGATGACACTCGACGACTGGCGCAGTGGCCTGAGTCCCAAGCTGTACGGCACCTGGAACCTGCACACCGAGTTTTCGCAACCGGACTCTCTTGACTTCTTCATCATGCTGTCGTCTGTCTCGGGCGTCGCAGGTATTGCATCGCAAAGCAACTATGCCGCCGGTGGCTCCTACGAAGACGCTATGGCTCGATGGCGCCAATCTCAGGGCCTGCCCGGTGTAGCCATTGACCTAGGTCCCATTTCTGACATTGGCTACGTTTCGACAGACCCCAGAGTCGCCGAGCGCCTGCGCAAGGATGGTGAATTCGCCATGCTTGACGAGGGTATTGTTCTCCGTGCCCTCAACGCTGCGATTTTACATCCACTAGGCCGGTCTCAGATAATCATCGGTCTCACATCCTCCCCGGGTCCTCATTGGGACCCCAATGGCCGCTCTCAGCTCGGCCGTGATGCGCGCTATGCAACGCTGCGACCTCACACTAAGGTCTCGGCACGACAGGACGGCGAAAGCACCAGTGCCTCGCTCGCCACGCAGCTCGCAGATACCAACGACCCGCAAGAGGGAGCGAGGCTCATCGGAGCGGCTATTGCAGAGAAGCTTGCGGACATTTTTATGACGCCCATAGCGGAGATCGATCTCAGCAAGCCGCCGGCCCACTATGGGGTCGACTCGCTGATTGCGGTAGAGCTGAGGAATATGCTTGCATtgcaggcggcggcggatatttccatcttcaatatcctACAGACGGCCAGTCTGGCTGCGTTGGCTGGGTTGGTGGCGGAGAAGAGCAGGCATTTCCAGGCTTAGTCGAGAACCCTACCCTCTGATTCAAACTGTAATTGACGATTGACGATAGTGCTTTGTTGCTATCCTTGTATATAGTTATATTTATATAGACCGCTAGACCTCTTGCAAAATAGGCCTCCTTTTCAACAGCTACACTCCGGGCTGATAATTGTCCAATCCTGACTAGGCAAAGATCCTCACCTTTCCGTTAATTTGCAGGAAACGAAGTGTAAAGGGTTTAAACTAGCACCATCCCTTCACGCTGACGTGAGGTCCGTGAAATCCCTTGTATAACATAATTCAGCGCTGCCCGAGTACTGGAGCACGAGGTTATTCTGGGCTCTATGACTCAATACAGAAAATAACGGCTCCTAGCCCTGATTTTCGGCTTCTGAGGACCTGATATTGACAGACTTTAGATCAGAGGCTAATGCACGCCTGCCACGCGGTCAGTGTCACAAAGCTGtcagccaccaccaccaccaccaccaccaccaccaacaacaacaacaacatcaGGGGCCTATGAATTGCCCCTAATTGATGGACAATGAACTCCAAACGGCTCTGATTGCTATTCTGTATCCAAATCTAAACAGGGATCAAGTAGCTGCTATCACCAAACTCCATGACTTCAAAACACCTTCCAAGCTAAGTCGCGATCATGCCTTCGTGAATGTCTATATCTATCTATACGTATCATATCTAGGTATTAAGTAAAACCACACCACGTGTCGCCCTGGGGCTTTAAGAGCTGAAGGAAGTTCTGCGCAAGCTTGTTGAGGCCCGTCGATGCTTGCAACGTTGTTAAGATGCTGGGCATAAGCTTGATATAGGCATCGTTAAGCTCGGGGTGGGATTGTGAGAATCGGGCGCccagaaggagcaggatgGGGGTCAAAGGATGCATCTGCTAGTCTTAGCAATCAGCTTACACTTTTATCACACTTGATTGGCGCACCTTGAAGTGTTGGCCAAGTACGGCCACCAGCAGAGAGATATCGGTCACAGCATCTAAGGCCTGTTGTTGGTGCTCTGCATGGAGAGCTTGAACAAGCTGCGTTCCTTCCACACCAGTCCCTAGTGGCTTGGTTTCAATCAGGTCGTAGAGCATAAGCACATCAATCTGTGCCGCCAGGGCAACAAAGGCGATGATGGGGTCTGGGTACTCCAGTGATGCGTGAATCCGCAGCATCTTAATCCGCTGCGCCAGCAGTGCATTAAGAGTTCGATGTCGACTGCAGAACTCTTCGCAAGGCCTGGTCGGGGCGTTCTGCTTATGCTGGAGGACCCGTCCGCACATTGTGGCCCCGATGACACACTCCGCAAAGGGCGAGAAGTTATTGTGTGGCCACTCGACGCCGACATCTGGGACCACGTCGGCGAGGAAACTCATGTCCATCGGGCGATTGTTTACAAAGTTTACCTCAGGAGCTGGCAGGCGTGTTCGTATCTAGATCGAGTAAGTATCTGTTCCTTCCCTCTCACAAAGGACTCAAGACTGACCAGCCGCTCGTCAAAGAACATATGTAGCCCATCCACCATACTCGTGAAGCGGTCAATTAGATATGCAAACCAAAAGGTGCGTCTCTTCGTTTCGATATCAATCCAGTCGTTCTGGGCCGGAGTGAATTCCCTTTGATACTGGTCTAGCTGCATGGTTTGAGGTGTTCGAGGCATGTCGAGCTCGTATAGTCTCATCATTTGAATCAAGCGAAAAGCTCTGCCGGCGGACATCATCCCTCGGTCGAAGTCCTGACAGGTTAGCTCGTAGATCGAAAGCAAGGCCCACGCCTGGGCTTGTTCCAAAGAGATTTGGTGGCAGGGCTCATCTCCGTCGAGTTCGCCCAGAAGCTGCCTCGTTTTCGCATATAACTTGCAACCTTCAACATGGAACTGGCTGGAGAGTGATGAGGCTAACGTCCACATAGCGTACTGCAGGCATGTCCTCTGTTTGCTCAAGTTTGGTTGTTTGGACCATGATCGGTAGCGGTGAGTATGGATGATTGGCGCAAACGCATACGCCCGGTCGAAAAACAGCTGATCTCTACGCTATATTAGCACTGTTGTCAAACGAGGGTAAGACGTACAGGTCATTGTGCATTATTGGAGAGATGAAGAGACCAGATTCCATTGGAATTTGGACCAACTCTGGTACACTGTCCACTGGCGGCAATTGAAGGAGCGAGCTCTTGTACGGACCGTCGCAACATCCCCACGGTTCCATCGTGGGGAATGGGAATTCTATCGGTGCTACCGGCCACTGCAGGATATCTGTTGTTTCGGGCGTTGTGGTATTGTTTTCATTGTTGTCTGTGCTGCTGTCGTTGTCCACGGTCTGGCAGATGGGTGCTGGAGGCGTCCCCTGGTTTTCTAGCTGGCTCTCGAGCTCCTCTATTCTTTTCTGCAGCGTCTTGAGATACCCTTTCCTGGGCCCTCGAGGCGGGCAGCTGTCTCGCACTATGCATTCCACGCCGGATGTAGCACATGCTGTACATTGAGGTCGAATCCTATCGCAGCGGattcttcgtcgtcgacatTCTTCGCACTGCGGCCAGTTTGTCAGTATCAAACGCGCGGGATACAGTCGCTGAATGGGCTATGAGGCCTACTGCAATACCAGGCTGTTGTCGCTGTTGGCCCGACATGGCTGCTTGAATCGGTCTGGAGAGTATGCAatcggtcttcttcttctacgACAGGGAGAATCTGGATTATATTGACCAGGGTAGATCTAAGGTATCGTAGTATGGATTAAGCTGCAATATGTGGATGTAAGTACAGTCCAAATGGACCATTTTATCGTCTGAAGGACAAGATGGGACCATCGCTGGCTCTTCTGCCCATCACCATGTGCTATGAACTACTTCAGCTGACTGGTAATTTTGTTAGTACGGTGGAGAGGTGCAGGGATATTATTCTGGTATCTTAGTGACTAACATTGAAGGAATGTATAAATCGTTAGGCCAATCTTTCCATTGGTCTGGCTTACGGTGCGGCATACCTACCGTGTGGTGCCCCATTTTGACAGGGGTTTCACATGTGCCAGCGCCCTTATGGTAAGGTAACCCATATACTCTTGCTAGCTAATGAGAGGGTACAGTATTCCCAGGATGAGTGTGAGTCGGAACTCAGTACTCGCTGGTGATAGTCCAGGTGGTGAAAATACGCGCAGTAATGCAGTCCCCTTCAGCGAGATCGCCGCGTGTGGAAACCAAGCACTGCCATTGCGACCGGTATACTGGCGCTGCAACCTAGTGAAACTGTACTTCGATGCCTGGGCGAAACACGTTCGAAAAAATGTATTATGCTGTATTAATTACAAGACAGGCACTGAAGGATCGTGGTGTTTCTCGCTCAAGGGTCTGTAGTTAGGGCTTGAAGTATTTTTTTGGGATCATAGAACTAGGGCAACTCAAACTTCTGTCATCCTACTGTACTGCGCCCTAGAAGCAGGTCCAGTAGAGTCGGCTGTGCTACTATAGTGAAGCTTAGTCTGACTTAGCTTCTGAGTCTCTGCCTTGGCTAACTATGGCGGGCTATAGTCTGCTTTATTATTGGTTCTGCAAAGTGTCTCACTGTCTTACCACTTATGGCTTACTCTATTTTGGCCCCTTTGTCTAATCCATCCCGCATGCATACTCATCGTATATTTTTGGCCCCTTATAATGGTCTGAGTTGTAACTGAGGTATTTTTGCCATTGGTCTATTCCTTGTACTGCCAACTCGAACAATGCCAACTCCAACAAAGTCTGTGTACTCGGTTGGCCCAGGGGATTTTATTAGTACGGTGGAGAGATGCAGGGATGTGATTCTCTTATCCTACTATCTATATAATTACTAATACTTCTTGTAACCTATTATATACAATTTACGCGCCGTGGGAACCCATGTAATCCTGTCAACCTGTCAACCTGAGAATATGACTCAGACTAATCTGGTAGTTGACGTCGTTTCGGCTAGTCGTATATTCTCCCGGTCGATCCCTTATCGAAGGCAGTGCTGTGTATAACACATACCGTACAAGGAGTAAATATCTCTACACTCCCCACTGTACTATAAATCATCGGGTCAATCGTAGTATAGCCTAACGAGCTTTGACATGTGGTGTGGATACACATGTACGTTAAAAGGGGAAAaggcagaaggaaactgtatcaactacatgAACATAGCCTACTAAGAGCCTACTAAGATCGGgcgccatatgacgattgacgGTTAATCTCGTTGACAATAGATCTCTTTTTGATCTCTCGATACGGTACAAGAGGCGCCAGATCCGCTGGGGATGGAGATCGCGACCAAGCCACGATATCACGTGGCGTAAGCCGCCAGCCGTCTCGAGCTGAGACCCCGCTGAGGGCTGAGACTACACCTGGTGTACAGGATGAGCATCACATGACATTTCCATACTGCGAAATACCGAGGTGGTTCAGTAGGGCCGAATTCGGTCATGTGACCAGTGTCTGCAACGGAATCATTGAATTGTGGTCTTATATCATAACTACAGTCTGATAGAGATTTAGAGCTATTATGAGGTTTTTTATGACGGCAAAAGAGATGTTGATCCTCTATGACCGACGGGTGAATGGAAGATTAAAATCGAATGCGTAGTAACAACAATAATAAATCTGATTATATCACTGGTAATGTTTACTGATTGAGAGGCGGTACGTTATGTTTGATTAGTAAGAAGTCTCCTCGGTTGACCTGTAACCACACCACTGACCACACCAATATGGTGGCGCCACCCGCGGCCAAGGAGGCTTATATTCGCCCAGTGGATCTCGGCTTCGGAAAGATAATACTGTACCAAGTTGAATCCCGTATTAGGTCAGACCTAATTTATTAAGCTAATATGGACCGTTCTATGCTTTGTCACCAGGATTCAATAACGGGGCCAGTTTTGTTTTCAACGATTTTAATTCAACGATTCAAATCTAAGAATGTACATCTCTATGAAGCCATGCGCTCCGCGCGGCTCTGCAGCGCCTTGACCATACCGATGCCGACTTGGGTAGCCTCGTCCAGGTTCTCCTCTGGCAAGCCCAGCAGCTTGTTCTGAGCCTTGTCAGAGTGGTTGCCGGCATCTTCCGGGAAGAACGCTCGCGCGTAGAGCAGCTTAGCAAACCCAGCCATGTTGCCAGTCTTGACCATCTTCAGACCGTCTGCGTATCGCTCGTGGACATCCTCCTTGGTGATCGTCCAGTTGGCGTCCGCTGTACCAGTCACGCGCTTTACACTCTCAAACATCTCGTTCTGGCTGATAACAAAACTCTGGAGGTAGACGGGTTTGTTGAACCAGCTCGAGAGTGTCAGGCTCTTGTCGTTTTCGCCGTCTGGAAGCACTTTAAGGCTGAGCACAGTCGCAACAGCGCGCCCGACCTGGGCTAAGGTCGAGACCGAAGTCTTGGTGTTTCCATCGCCGTAGATCGTCAATTCTTTCTTGTCAAAGTCGAACCCGAAACGCGCCGGCCTGCCCGCTAAGCTGTAATCGTACCAGAACCCACAGCATACGGTGATCCACTTCATGCCCAGCTTGTCGATCTCATCTCGATTGGCCTGGGCTACGGGTCCGAGCATGACATCCTGGCCGAACTTAACATGCTCAATGTCGCCGCCGTATCCATTGGGCATGATGTACGGCACCCCTGCCTTGGCGGCTGCCTGGACAAGCTTGCTGTGAGTGTCGCGGGGTGCAGTGGGGGCAACAGTAATAATAAAGAACTGTTGGCCCCTGAGGGCATCGACAATGGAGGCCTCATCGTTGTAGTCGATGGGGGCGACAACGACGCCCTCGGGGAGTGTGTTGGTGCTGTCTTTGCGCGTGAGGGCAGTCACAGTGTGTTTTCCAGTTTTCAGGAGCGCGCCAGCGATGACAGAGCCAACAGTACCTCCGGCCTAGTAGCTGTTAGTCTCATCCTGTAACGTACTTGGGgagggagggggaggtgTTTACGTACACCGACAATGGCGACTCTCTCAATGGCATTGGTGAAGCTGGCGGGTTGATCCTTAGCGAATGACATTTTGCTTGAGTGATGTGTGTGATTGATCTGGGTTGGATGAAGGAATCAAGACTCGAATGCAGCTGGATCATGATAAATTTATATTGATTCCGGCTTATGATCTcgctgcagcggcggcacTGCAGCCTGAAACCCCGCCATAGCCGTGCTCAACATCGTAACTCCGCAATAGCGGCTCCATATCCATCCGAGCGGCGTTAAGTTCTTAAATGAAACAAACACACGGAGCATCTTCCCACCGATTCCTCCAGTGTCAGACGGTCGAGTGGGTCTAATGGTGACTCGGGTGGACAGATTTGACTCGAGCACAGCCTCACGATCATACATACTCCGTTCTCAAACCCTATCCCTACCTTTTCTACGAGTCTACAGGGGCTCGCTCCCAGGCCCGTGACTGTCAGTAAACATCAATTCACAGTGAAAATGCCCTCTGGCAACCATCATAACCTGCTACCCAGCTAACCTGAAGCCTCGAGTGAAGGTGAGTAAAGATGAGTGAAGATCGTGAATTCGTGAATTCGTGAATTGCGTGAATTGCGTGAAAACTGTAGGCCGTCAGTACAGTGAAGATGATTCCAACGTCGAACGTCCCAAGTCCCTCCCAGCGAAAGCCAGCAAGGTCCTCGTTGTCGTCAGTATCTGCTCCTCGCAGTTTCTTACTCAAGCCGGTCTTGTCTCAGCATCGTCCCTCAACACATCATTAGACGCTCCTTTGACATCAACAACCAGCCTGACAGGCTGAGCTGATTCCCCCTAGATACTCTCACTGTGGGcgccttcatcctcatcggtAGCCGCTTCGACGACGTCTTTGAGCACAAACTGTTCTTCGTAGGCGGCTATGTCTGGTGCCCATGGTCTTGTCTTAATTGTATTCTGTGTATAGCGGCCCCGACTTCTTTACTTCTACCGTACCATACAAAGGACGCCCATTGCATAAGCGGGCTATTGCTGCGGACGCCATGGGTCTAATTCTAAACAACTTCCGCGCGTCGACATTTATGCTGATCTCCATGACCTTCTCCCTCATCGGGTGTCATCTTCGCAAAAGTGCCTGTGTACCATATCTACTGAGCGCTGACAATGTTGAGATTATTATCCTTCCATGGGGGATGGATTCGTCGTTTCCCGCTGCTACGATTATCCTGAGTCAGGTATGCCGCGCCAGCTTTAGGATCTGGCTGCGTCACTGGTGACTACGTTGTCAACTGTCCCATCTCCATTGGGTTTGGCTTTTCCGGTACTGTCGAGAGCCAGGTCAATGGTCAAGGAAAGGATGTCTTGCAGGGCTACCGAGGAGTGTTTTGCAGGTGTTGCACTTGCCGAGTTTAGGCGTAGTTGTTGTCCTGCTCTTTTGTTTTGTATATCAAGATAGAAAGGGTGCAACAAAAGACCAATTCACAGAAAACGCTTGTTTAGATCTTATTAAAGTGATAATGTTTCATTAATTCCTTAAAGTGTGGTTCTGCTGTTAAGTTACCGAATGTCGGGAAAATGTAGACAGATATGGCTCCACGAGAACCGGTTCTGGTCTACCCCGGCAACAAGATCTGGCACAACGGTGTTGGGCTCGGGTTCTGTGTTTGAAAGAGTTGGTATTCTGTCTCGAGAGCTTCCAGCTGCAAAAGttctttttgtttctccGCTACGTTAATGAGAAGATGCCATGCTATAGAGAGTGGCTGTGAGTGAATGCTGTATCCGTCGCCCTGACAAGATTCTCAGCCCTttgaaagcagcaggaatgtGAGCAGACAGGGCGGGATGTCGATGGCCAACAAGATATAAGTGTATTATAAAGACACCTCTAATAACATTTCATCATGGGCGGCCTTTCTAGCGAGCTGCTCAGCTGCCTCTAGTCCATTCCTACCGCTATCGATGACAACCCTGATGGTTTCATCCGCGATGCCTGCCTTGACTTGTAGCACCAAATGTGAGCAATGGACTGCCGGGCCACAATAATATTTGCGACACCGCTAAGCATAGATCCAGGAGTCAAGACATCTCCGATGAAGACCATTGCCGAGAATTATACGTCTGAGTAGAGGGCGAGGTTGTTCCCAGGGGTTAGACTGCTCGGCAAACCTTACATGTTGAACGCCTCATGCCAAAGCTGTGCGCAGTTGAATTGATCTTCGAGGCTATCGAACCCTGAAGCAGGTCTAATATATGCGGGAAGGCCATGGCAGCTAGCCTGAAATTTACTGTACAAATTATTATGTACTGGATGAATTACTACGGAGAATCAGGCTAGACGTAATTACCAGCCCCAGCTGTCATAaatataaaagaatgaaggtctgGTTCTTCCAACCTAGCTCTATACAGCAGTTCAAATACATAAGAAATAATAAGCATCCTAGTCTGATACAGCAGTTAGAATAGACCTAACTTTGAAC carries:
- a CDS encoding uncharacterized protein (transcript_id=CADANIAT00008704) gives rise to the protein MSGQQRQQPGIACEECRRRRIRCDRIRPQCTACATSGVECIVRDSCPPRGPRKGYLKTLQKRIEELESQLENQGTPPAPICQTVDNDSSTDNNENNTTTPETTDILQWPVAPIEFPFPTMEPWGCCDGPYKSSLLQLPPVDSVPELVQIPMESGLFISPIMHNDLDQLFFDRAYAFAPIIHTHRYRSWSKQPNLSKQRTCLQYAMWTLASSLSSQFHVEGCKLYAKTRQLLGELDGDEPCHQISLEQAQAWALLSIYELTCQDFDRGMMSAGRAFRLIQMMRLYELDMPRTPQTMQLDQYQREFTPAQNDWIDIETKRRTFWFAYLIDRFTSMVDGLHMFFDERLIRTRLPAPEVNFVNNRPMDMSFLADVVPDVGVEWPHNNFSPFAECVIGATMCGRVLQHKQNAPTRPCEEFCSRHRTLNALLAQRIKMLRIHASLEYPDPIIAFVALAAQIDVLMLYDLIETKPLGTGVEGTQLVQALHAEHQQQALDAVTDISLLVAVLGQHFKMHPLTPILLLLGARFSQSHPELNDAYIKLMPSILTTLQASTGLNKLAQNFLQLLKPQGDTWCGFT
- a CDS encoding uncharacterized protein (transcript_id=CADANIAT00008705), translating into MSMHAGWIRQRGQNRLAKAETQKLSQTKLHYSSTADSTGPASRAQYSRMTEV
- a CDS encoding protein cipA (transcript_id=CADANIAT00008706), giving the protein MSFAKDQPASFTNAIERVAIVGAGGTVGSVIAGALLKTGKHTVTALTRKDSTNTLPEGVVVAPIDYNDEASIVDALRGQQFFIITVAPTAPRDTHSKLVQAAAKAGVPYIMPNGYGGDIEHVKFGQDVMLGPVAQANRDEIDKLGMKWITVCCGFWYDYSLAGRPARFGFDFDKKELTIYGDGNTKTSVSTLAQVGRAVATVLSLKVLPDGENDKSLTLSSWFNKPVYLQSFVISQNEMFESVKRVTGTADANWTITKEDVHERYADGLKMVKTGNMAGFAKLLYARAFFPEDAGNHSDKAQNKLLGLPEENLDEATQVGIGMVKALQSRAERMAS